One Candidatus Niyogibacteria bacterium genomic region harbors:
- a CDS encoding class I SAM-dependent methyltransferase: MACFICGRENIIPILDLGLHPPSDAFLRKDDLSKPEAAYPLEFCFCRNCKLAQLNYVVDPEKLFRDYVYNTATNNALKANFKNLVDLVVSKFGLKEGDFALDIGSNDGTLLSYYLPYGIKILGVDPSSATDLALAQNIPTIVDFFSHDLSKKIAVERGHAKIITATNVFAHVADIHDFMSGTKELMAPAGVFVSENGYLLDLIEKLQYDSIYHEHLRYYSIKPLAILFDEFGMEIFDVERISSHGGSIRVFAARKGDYEIQPSVKQLMDLEESAGLYKESTFIDFADKVRQNKFEIQKFITEQKSAGKKIAGIGAPAKGNTLLNYCRLGPDIIDHLAEKSELKIGLFSPGMHIPVVDETRLFSEQPDFALLLSWNLADELIPKIRAKGYKGKFIIPNPEVIIV, from the coding sequence ATGGCTTGTTTTATATGCGGAAGAGAAAACATTATTCCAATTCTTGATTTGGGCTTACATCCGCCAAGCGATGCTTTTTTGCGGAAAGACGACTTATCAAAACCGGAAGCGGCGTATCCTCTTGAATTTTGTTTTTGCCGGAACTGCAAGCTCGCGCAGTTAAATTATGTCGTGGACCCCGAAAAACTTTTCAGAGACTATGTTTACAACACCGCGACAAATAACGCGCTTAAAGCAAATTTTAAAAATCTGGTTGACTTGGTTGTGTCCAAATTCGGACTAAAAGAAGGAGACTTCGCGCTTGATATCGGCTCAAATGACGGCACTCTTTTGTCTTATTATTTGCCTTACGGAATTAAAATTTTAGGCGTTGACCCTTCTAGCGCCACTGATTTAGCTTTAGCGCAAAATATTCCCACGATAGTAGATTTTTTTTCTCATGATTTATCAAAAAAAATAGCGGTCGAGCGGGGGCATGCAAAAATAATAACCGCGACAAATGTTTTCGCGCATGTGGCTGACATTCATGATTTTATGTCTGGCACAAAAGAATTGATGGCTCCTGCGGGAGTTTTTGTGTCGGAAAACGGCTACTTGTTGGATTTAATTGAAAAACTGCAGTATGACTCAATTTATCACGAGCATTTAAGGTATTATTCAATAAAACCGCTCGCGATTTTATTCGATGAGTTCGGAATGGAAATTTTTGATGTTGAGCGCATATCAAGCCACGGCGGCTCAATTCGGGTGTTTGCCGCGCGCAAAGGAGATTACGAAATACAGCCGAGCGTTAAACAGTTAATGGATTTGGAAGAAAGCGCCGGTCTTTACAAAGAGTCAACTTTTATTGATTTTGCCGATAAAGTCCGTCAAAATAAATTTGAAATCCAAAAATTTATAACCGAACAAAAATCCGCTGGCAAAAAAATAGCGGGTATTGGCGCGCCGGCCAAAGGCAACACCCTGCTTAATTATTGCCGTTTGGGGCCGGACATTATTGACCACCTCGCTGAGAAAAGTGAGCTTAAAATCGGACTTTTCTCTCCCGGCATGCATATACCGGTTGTAGATGAAACTCGGCTGTTTTCGGAACAGCCCGATTTCGCCCTGCTTTTATCGTGGAATCTGGCCGACGAACTTATTCCCAAAATCCGCGCCAAAGGATATAAGGGAAAATTCATTATTCCTAATCCAGAGGTAATCATTGTTTAA